From one Streptococcus oralis genomic stretch:
- a CDS encoding CshA/CshB family fibrillar adhesin-related protein: MGKELFNPHLRKFSIRKLNVGVCSVLLSTLVLLGVTSQVSADETSASGVQNEISRTDLAEPSATSTAPANSETSPKPATTLVASATEAPQSAENSKPANSASESIEKPKNEQPVVSESPQPSVEKPVAPTEMKPAESANSASTEASSETVSASRAVEQPVETREATQPTRSRRARRDATPTGLRDGDPNNTIEKPTLADSEKKRPADLVKQINWLDFGDSQAFKGLDTDGSLKVGSVYEKEISPGYVVKLTVTELKPFHSTEIYRDRVAGTSYENSYDPDAKNTWFRYVPADYNRQVKEGDSARPKIIGAPMNQWTSLREQGIDTNGRRTQLQVPKNGASYGVKFKVEATYLNKPVKATVVMADGEEANPGEYAIFTTNGKGWEHLAEWKRVSPQGKVITDTYAPMNPNRLGQYIGDNATIPTIDWTKFTNPDQRTGGLGSQVFGPNTSKDHTVPIVMTREASEVGIYIASSGQQAAMIGFMVVDTGDAPESYGNAVHTISGYNAATGAQNPQPYLGRKPADIDTTSGNDWTHDDSTDHADEGIDQLLPADLVGKTHELFQADRLRDGDYSLRFHASANGNEKAYVRAWIDFNNNGKFDENEASDFTEVTNEGDYTVTFRNHPPMNDDNVKKLGMRVRIALNQGDIEKPTGTAFSGEVEDLQVNLTYPPKGEKKETKGLRDQQQQTSLAFTPRGYSKEDENARTTIDTNKAPVVLDNNGRELTADAEGWYTTAEGRYKVTPNGDNVDVVFVPKAGYVGTTSGINIRRFDSNGASTEWTAKNNSEPVVNQPLNSMDARYVPTVVDFTEHRSTDAQGLPQVKDILFTDGNPANTPVQPSASNPATFLDGNGEPISGTSIPATSGGKEVGTFNLDPTTGRVTFTPNKSFVGTVDPIKLKVNDASGNDHFATYQPTVTRVVPTSQNASSEGIQGAEQSGNLVFTPGDNRIPIDESIAPTFDNGQPTKEVPGVGTYKVDSTGRVTFQPVPGYSGRPTAETVKRVDKNGTEVTATYQADVKAATPTGQGAETTGLQGQKQDSHLTFTPGQATINGQNETVPFAPEGPQFVVDGQVQQGNSLPVHDASGKLQGTYTVQPNGDISFQPAPDFYGTPTPATLRVTDKNGSTAEAVYQPTVTKVTPTSTNDTSTGLQGQPQSGKPTFTAGDPAVPLDDTKPMTFEDGQSTKTVPGVGEYSINSDGSITFTPDKKYVGTPDPVMVKRVDKNGTEVTATYTPTVTKVTPTSTDATSNGIQGQPQKGTPTFTEGNPLVPIDDTKPMTFEDGQSTKTVPGVGEYSINPDGSITFTPEKQYVGTPTPVTVKRVDKNGTEVTATYTPTVTKVTPTGTGATSTGIQGQPQKGTPTFTEGNPLVPIDDTKPMTFEDGQSTKTVPGVGEYSINPDGSITFTPEKQYVGTPTPVTVKRVDKNGTEVTATYTPTVTKVTPTSTNATSTGPQGVPQTGTPTFQGGDPLVPIDETVEPTFEDGSKEKSIPGQGTYTIAPDGTVTFTPDKQFVGNPDPVTVKRVDKNGTPVTATYSPEFTKVTPTGTGATSTGPQGVPQTGTPTFQGGDPLVPIDETVEPTFEDGSKEKSIPGQGTYTIAPDGTVTFTPDKQFVGNPDPVTVKRVDKNGTPVTATYSPEFTKVTPTGSGDKTEGLQGQVQEGKVTFTPGHDSVPFPADSTPLFDNGTTVKEVPNVGKFEVDADGKVTFTPDKQFKGETPELELTRVDANGTPVTVKYQAVVKEVTPTSTDATSNGIQGQPQKGTPTFTEGNPLVPIDDTKPMTFEDGQSTKTVPGVGEYSINPDGSITFTPEKQYVGTPTPVTVKRVDKNGTEVTATYTPTVTKVTPTGTGATSTGPQGVPQTGTPTFAGGDPLVPIDETVEPTFEDGSKEKSIPGQGTYTIAPDGTVTFTPDKQFVGNPDPVTVKRVDKNGTPVTATYSPEFTKVTPTGTGDKTEGLQGQVQEGKVTFTPGHDSVPFPADSTPLFDNGTTVKEVPNVGKFEVDADGKVTFTPDKQFKGETPELELTRVDANGTPVTVKYQAVVKEVTPTGTGATSTGPQGVPQTGTPTFQGGNPLVPIDETVEPTFEDGSKEKSIPGQGTYTIAPDGTVTFTPDKQFVGNPDPVTVKRVDKNGTPVTATYSPEFTKVTPTGTGATSTGPQGLPQTGTPTFQGGDPLVPIDETVEPTFEDGSKEKSIPGQGTYTIAPDGTVTFTPDKQFVGNPDPVTVKRVDKNGTPVTATYSPEFTKVTPTGTGATSTGPQGVPQTGTPTFQGGDPLVPIDETVEPTFEDGSKEKSIPGQGTYTIAPDGTVTFTPDKQFVGNPDPVTVKRVDKNGTPVTATYSPEFTKVTPTGSGDKTEGLQGQVQEGKVTFTPGHDSVPFPADSTPLFDNGTTVKEVPNVGKFEVDADGKVTFTPDKQFKGETPELELTRVDANGTPVTVKYQAVVKEVVPTSTNATSTGPQGVPQTGTPTFQGGDPLVPIDETVEPTFEDGSKGKAIPGQGTYTIAPDGTVTFTPDKQFVGNPDPVTVKRVDKNGTPVTATYSPEFTKVTPTGKDTSSVNIKGLVQTGTPTFEGGNPLVPIDETVAATFEDGSTEKVIPGEGTYAISPDGIVTFTPEANFVGKGTGVTIVRKDKNGTPVTASYRPTVVDPSTGHDTASTGAKGQPQVATSVFEGHIDPTVPPTFEDGSTTMVVPGEGSYTIDKDGKITFTPEPDFVGTAKGLVVKRLDMYGNVVTAHYTPTVLGQTQVSDATSEGLKGQTQTGKPNFTGDVDLTVPPTFEDGTTEKVVPGEGTYVISPDGTVTFTPEADFVGQAKGVKVIRKDRNGNIISGFYIPTVVELPVIENPEQQGITEERTTKTLPNTGSEETSHLTAGLLAALSGMGLISLAQRKKSEEE; this comes from the coding sequence ATGGGAAAAGAATTATTTAATCCACATCTTCGTAAGTTTTCTATTCGGAAACTAAACGTGGGTGTTTGTTCTGTACTCTTGTCTACCTTGGTTCTATTGGGAGTGACGTCTCAGGTTAGCGCTGATGAAACAAGCGCTTCTGGTGTCCAAAATGAGATTTCTCGAACGGATCTTGCTGAACCATCAGCAACTTCTACAGCACCAGCAAACTCTGAGACATCACCAAAACCTGCAACTACTTTAGTTGCTTCAGCTACTGAGGCTCCTCAATCCGCTGAAAATAGTAAACCTGCAAACTCAGCTTCAGAGTCTATTGAGAAACCAAAGAATGAACAGCCAGTTGTTTCTGAATCGCCTCAACCTTCAGTTGAGAAGCCAGTTGCTCCTACAGAAATGAAGCCTGCAGAGAGTGCCAATTCAGCTTCAACTGAAGCTAGCTCAGAAACTGTAAGTGCTTCAAGAGCTGTAGAACAACCAGTAGAGACTAGGGAGGCTACGCAACCTACACGTTCTCGCCGAGCACGTCGAGATGCTACACCTACTGGTTTACGTGATGGAGATCCTAACAACACAATTGAAAAACCAACTTTAGCAGATTCCGAAAAGAAACGCCCTGCGGATCTAGTTAAGCAAATTAACTGGTTAGATTTTGGTGATAGTCAGGCATTTAAAGGACTTGATACTGACGGTTCTCTTAAAGTAGGTAGTGTTTATGAGAAGGAAATTTCTCCAGGATATGTCGTTAAATTAACAGTTACGGAACTAAAACCTTTCCACTCAACTGAGATTTATCGTGATCGTGTAGCAGGAACTTCTTATGAAAATAGTTATGATCCTGATGCTAAAAACACCTGGTTTAGATATGTGCCTGCAGACTATAATCGCCAAGTTAAAGAGGGCGACTCTGCACGACCAAAAATCATTGGTGCTCCTATGAACCAATGGACATCTCTTCGTGAGCAGGGAATTGATACTAATGGACGTAGAACCCAATTGCAGGTTCCTAAGAATGGTGCAAGTTATGGAGTGAAGTTTAAGGTTGAAGCAACATATCTAAACAAGCCTGTTAAGGCTACAGTGGTTATGGCGGATGGAGAAGAAGCAAACCCAGGTGAATATGCTATCTTTACGACCAATGGTAAAGGATGGGAACATTTAGCTGAATGGAAACGTGTGTCACCACAAGGTAAAGTGATTACAGATACCTACGCACCAATGAATCCTAATCGACTTGGTCAGTATATTGGTGACAATGCAACGATTCCAACGATTGACTGGACAAAATTTACAAATCCTGATCAAAGAACAGGTGGCTTAGGCTCACAAGTATTTGGTCCAAACACTTCTAAAGACCATACTGTGCCAATTGTGATGACTCGTGAAGCATCAGAAGTTGGAATTTATATTGCATCTTCTGGTCAGCAAGCTGCTATGATTGGTTTCATGGTTGTAGATACTGGAGATGCTCCTGAAAGTTATGGAAATGCAGTTCACACTATTTCTGGTTACAATGCTGCTACGGGAGCACAAAATCCACAACCTTACCTTGGTCGAAAACCTGCTGATATTGATACTACGTCAGGTAATGATTGGACCCATGATGATAGTACAGATCATGCTGATGAAGGGATTGATCAGCTTTTACCAGCAGACTTAGTTGGTAAGACTCATGAGTTATTCCAAGCAGATCGTCTTCGTGATGGTGATTATTCGCTTCGTTTCCATGCTTCAGCTAATGGAAATGAAAAAGCTTATGTTCGAGCTTGGATTGATTTCAATAATAACGGTAAATTTGATGAGAATGAAGCTAGTGATTTTACAGAAGTAACAAATGAAGGCGACTATACCGTTACTTTTAGAAATCACCCACCTATGAACGATGATAACGTTAAGAAGCTAGGAATGCGTGTTCGTATTGCTTTGAACCAAGGTGATATCGAGAAACCGACTGGCACAGCCTTTAGTGGTGAAGTTGAAGACTTACAAGTTAACCTTACTTATCCACCAAAAGGTGAGAAGAAGGAAACAAAGGGCTTACGCGATCAACAACAACAAACAAGCTTAGCCTTCACACCTCGTGGTTATTCTAAAGAGGACGAGAATGCTAGAACAACCATTGATACTAATAAGGCGCCTGTCGTTTTAGATAATAACGGACGTGAATTAACAGCAGATGCAGAAGGTTGGTATACAACAGCAGAAGGACGTTACAAGGTGACGCCAAATGGTGACAATGTTGATGTTGTCTTCGTTCCGAAAGCTGGATACGTTGGGACTACATCAGGTATTAACATCCGTCGCTTTGATAGCAATGGTGCAAGCACAGAATGGACTGCAAAAAATAATTCAGAGCCTGTTGTCAACCAACCTCTAAATTCTATGGATGCTCGTTATGTTCCTACTGTAGTTGATTTTACTGAACATCGTTCAACTGATGCTCAAGGTTTACCGCAAGTAAAAGATATTTTATTTACTGATGGGAATCCAGCTAACACACCGGTTCAACCATCTGCAAGTAATCCTGCTACTTTCTTGGATGGAAACGGAGAACCTATCTCAGGAACTAGTATTCCTGCAACATCAGGTGGTAAAGAAGTTGGTACCTTTAACCTAGATCCAACTACGGGTCGAGTAACCTTTACCCCAAATAAATCATTTGTAGGAACTGTTGATCCGATTAAATTAAAAGTAAATGATGCAAGTGGTAATGATCACTTTGCCACTTATCAACCAACTGTTACCCGAGTTGTTCCAACATCCCAAAACGCAAGTTCTGAAGGTATTCAAGGTGCAGAGCAATCTGGGAACTTGGTCTTCACTCCAGGTGATAACCGTATTCCAATTGATGAATCAATTGCACCAACTTTTGACAACGGTCAGCCAACGAAAGAGGTTCCTGGCGTTGGAACTTATAAGGTGGATAGTACAGGTCGCGTTACTTTCCAACCAGTTCCTGGCTACTCTGGACGTCCAACTGCAGAAACTGTTAAGCGTGTAGATAAGAACGGAACAGAAGTAACAGCTACCTATCAAGCGGATGTTAAGGCTGCAACTCCAACAGGGCAAGGAGCAGAGACTACTGGACTCCAGGGTCAAAAACAAGATAGCCACCTTACCTTTACTCCTGGTCAAGCAACTATCAATGGACAAAATGAGACTGTACCATTTGCACCAGAAGGTCCACAGTTTGTGGTTGATGGACAAGTTCAACAAGGTAACAGCTTACCAGTACATGATGCTAGCGGTAAACTTCAAGGAACTTATACTGTTCAACCGAATGGGGATATTAGCTTCCAACCAGCACCTGATTTCTATGGAACGCCAACTCCTGCAACCCTCCGTGTGACAGATAAGAATGGTTCTACTGCCGAAGCAGTATATCAACCTACAGTGACTAAAGTCACTCCAACAAGTACAAATGATACATCAACTGGTCTGCAAGGACAGCCACAAAGTGGTAAGCCAACCTTTACAGCAGGCGATCCAGCTGTTCCACTGGATGATACAAAACCAATGACTTTCGAAGATGGTCAGTCAACGAAGACCGTTCCGGGTGTAGGTGAATACAGCATCAATTCTGATGGTTCTATCACCTTTACGCCAGATAAGAAGTACGTTGGCACACCAGATCCAGTAATGGTTAAACGCGTGGATAAGAACGGTACAGAAGTCACTGCGACTTATACTCCAACAGTGACTAAGGTAACACCAACTTCAACAGACGCCACTTCAAATGGTATCCAAGGTCAACCGCAAAAAGGTACCCCAACCTTCACAGAAGGTAATCCATTGGTTCCAATTGATGATACGAAACCAATGACTTTCGAAGATGGACAGTCAACGAAAACAGTTCCAGGTGTAGGTGAATACAGCATCAATCCAGATGGCTCTATTACCTTTACACCAGAAAAACAATATGTTGGCACACCAACTCCAGTCACAGTGAAACGTGTAGATAAGAACGGTACAGAGGTTACTGCGACATATACACCAACAGTGACTAAGGTCACTCCTACAGGAACTGGCGCAACCAGCACAGGTATCCAAGGTCAACCGCAAAAAGGTACCCCAACCTTCACAGAAGGTAATCCATTGGTTCCAATTGATGATACGAAACCAATGACTTTCGAAGATGGACAGTCAACGAAAACAGTTCCAGGTGTGGGTGAATACAGCATCAATCCAGATGGTTCTATCACCTTTACTCCAGAAAAACAATATGTTGGTACACCAACTCCAGTCACAGTCAAACGTGTAGATAAGAACGGTACAGAGGTTACTGCGACTTATACTCCAACAGTGACTAAGGTAACCCCAACTAGCACTAACGCAACCAGCACAGGTCCTCAAGGTGTTCCACAAACAGGTACCCCAACCTTCCAAGGTGGCGATCCACTGGTTCCAATTGATGAAACAGTAGAGCCAACTTTCGAAGATGGAAGCAAAGAGAAATCTATTCCAGGCCAAGGAACCTACACGATTGCACCAGACGGAACTGTAACCTTCACTCCAGACAAGCAGTTTGTTGGGAACCCAGATCCAGTTACAGTGAAACGTGTGGATAAGAATGGCACTCCAGTTACTGCGACCTACAGTCCAGAGTTTACTAAGGTGACTCCTACAGGAACCGGTGCAACCAGCACAGGTCCTCAAGGTGTCCCACAAACTGGTACTCCAACTTTCCAAGGTGGCGATCCACTGGTTCCAATTGATGAAACAGTAGAGCCAACCTTCGAAGATGGAAGCAAAGAGAAATCTATTCCAGGCCAAGGAACTTACACGATTGCACCAGACGGAACTGTAACCTTCACACCAGACAAGCAGTTTGTTGGAAACCCAGATCCAGTTACAGTCAAACGTGTAGATAAGAATGGCACCCCAGTTACTGCGACATACAGCCCAGAGTTTACTAAGGTAACTCCGACTGGTTCAGGTGATAAGACAGAGGGTCTGCAAGGTCAGGTCCAAGAAGGTAAAGTGACCTTCACTCCAGGTCATGACTCAGTTCCATTCCCAGCTGATTCAACTCCACTATTTGACAATGGTACAACTGTGAAAGAAGTACCAAATGTTGGTAAATTCGAAGTGGATGCAGACGGTAAGGTGACCTTCACTCCTGATAAACAGTTCAAGGGTGAAACACCAGAGCTTGAATTGACTCGTGTGGATGCCAACGGAACTCCTGTTACTGTCAAGTACCAAGCGGTAGTGAAAGAAGTAACACCAACTTCAACAGACGCCACTTCAAATGGTATCCAAGGTCAACCGCAAAAAGGTACCCCAACCTTCACAGAAGGTAATCCATTGGTTCCAATTGATGATACGAAACCAATGACTTTCGAAGATGGACAGTCAACGAAAACAGTTCCAGGTGTAGGTGAATACAGCATCAATCCAGATGGCTCTATTACTTTTACACCAGAAAAACAATATGTTGGCACACCAACTCCAGTCACAGTGAAACGTGTAGATAAGAACGGTACAGAGGTTACTGCGACATATACACCAACCGTGACTAAGGTCACTCCTACAGGAACTGGCGCAACCAGCACAGGTCCTCAGGGTGTTCCACAAACGGGTACTCCAACGTTTGCTGGTGGTGATCCACTGGTTCCAATTGATGAAACAGTTGAGCCAACTTTCGAAGATGGAAGCAAAGAGAAATCTATTCCAGGTCAAGGAACTTACACAATTGCGCCAGATGGAACTGTAACTTTCACTCCAGACAAACAGTTTGTTGGAAACCCAGATCCAGTCACAGTCAAACGTGTTGATAAGAATGGCACTCCAGTTACTGCGACCTACAGTCCAGAGTTTACGAAAGTGACCCCAACAGGAACAGGTGATAAGACAGAAGGACTTCAAGGTCAAGTCCAAGAAGGTAAAGTGACCTTCACTCCAGGCCATGACTCAGTTCCATTCCCAGCTGATTCAACTCCACTATTTGACAATGGTACAACTGTGAAAGAAGTGCCAAATGTTGGTAAGTTCGAAGTGGATGCAGACGGTAAGGTGACCTTCACTCCTGATAAACAATTCAAGGGTGAAACACCAGAGCTTGAATTGACTCGTGTGGATGCCAATGGCACTCCTGTTACAGTCAAGTACCAAGCAGTGGTGAAAGAAGTAACACCTACAGGAACCGGCGCAACTAGCACAGGCCCTCAAGGTGTTCCACAAACGGGCACTCCAACCTTCCAAGGCGGTAATCCACTGGTTCCAATCGATGAAACAGTAGAGCCAACCTTCGAAGATGGAAGCAAAGAGAAATCTATTCCAGGTCAAGGAACTTACACGATTGCACCAGATGGAACTGTAACTTTCACTCCAGACAAACAGTTTGTTGGAAACCCAGATCCAGTTACAGTGAAACGTGTGGATAAGAATGGCACTCCAGTTACTGCGACTTACAGCCCAGAGTTTACGAAAGTGACCCCAACAGGAACTGGCGCAACGAGCACAGGTCCTCAAGGACTTCCACAAACTGGTACTCCAACCTTCCAAGGTGGTGATCCACTGGTTCCAATCGATGAAACAGTAGAGCCAACTTTCGAAGATGGAAGCAAAGAGAAATCTATTCCAGGTCAAGGAACTTACACGATTGCACCAGACGGTACAGTGACCTTCACTCCAGATAAACAGTTTGTTGGAAACCCAGATCCAGTTACAGTCAAACGTGTAGATAAGAACGGCACCCCAGTCACTGCGACCTACAGTCCAGAGTTTACTAAGGTGACTCCTACAGGAACCGGTGCAACCAGCACAGGTCCTCAAGGTGTCCCACAAACTGGTACTCCAACTTTCCAAGGTGGCGATCCACTGGTTCCAATTGATGAAACAGTAGAGCCAACTTTCGAAGATGGAAGCAAAGAGAAATCTATTCCAGGCCAAGGAACTTACACGATTGCACCAGACGGAACTGTAACCTTCACACCAGACAAGCAGTTTGTTGGAAACCCAGATCCAGTTACAGTCAAACGTGTAGATAAGAATGGCACCCCAGTTACTGCGACATACAGCCCAGAGTTTACTAAGGTAACTCCGACTGGTTCAGGTGATAAGACAGAGGGTCTGCAAGGTCAGGTCCAAGAAGGTAAAGTGACCTTCACTCCAGGTCATGACTCAGTTCCATTCCCAGCTGATTCAACTCCACTATTTGACAATGGTACAACTGTGAAAGAAGTACCAAATGTTGGTAAATTCGAAGTGGATGCAGACGGTAAGGTGACCTTCACTCCTGATAAACAGTTCAAGGGTGAAACACCAGAGCTTGAATTGACTCGTGTGGATGCCAACGGAACTCCTGTTACTGTCAAGTACCAAGCGGTTGTGAAAGAAGTAGTTCCAACCAGCACTAACGCAACGAGCACAGGTCCTCAAGGTGTCCCTCAAACAGGCACCCCAACTTTCCAAGGTGGTGATCCACTGGTTCCAATCGATGAAACAGTAGAGCCAACCTTCGAAGATGGAAGCAAAGGGAAAGCTATTCCAGGTCAAGGAACTTACACGATTGCACCAGACGGTACAGTGACCTTCACTCCAGACAAGCAGTTTGTTGGAAACCCAGATCCAGTTACAGTGAAACGTGTGGATAAGAATGGCACTCCAGTTACTGCGACCTACAGTCCAGAGTTTACTAAGGTGACTCCAACTGGTAAAGATACTTCTTCAGTTAATATTAAGGGTCTTGTTCAAACAGGTACGCCAACATTTGAAGGTGGTAATCCGCTTGTTCCAATCGATGAAACTGTGGCGGCGACATTTGAAGATGGATCAACTGAAAAAGTGATTCCAGGTGAAGGGACTTATGCAATCTCACCAGATGGCATCGTCACCTTCACTCCAGAAGCTAATTTTGTAGGAAAAGGAACAGGCGTAACGATTGTCCGCAAGGATAAGAATGGTACTCCAGTTACTGCAAGCTATCGCCCAACAGTTGTGGATCCATCTACTGGTCATGATACGGCTTCTACAGGAGCAAAAGGCCAACCACAAGTGGCAACATCAGTGTTTGAAGGGCATATCGATCCGACTGTACCACCAACCTTTGAGGATGGTAGCACGACTATGGTTGTTCCGGGTGAAGGAAGCTATACAATTGATAAAGATGGTAAGATTACCTTTACTCCAGAACCAGACTTTGTTGGGACAGCTAAAGGATTGGTTGTGAAACGTTTGGATATGTATGGAAATGTAGTTACTGCTCATTACACACCAACTGTCCTTGGACAAACACAAGTGAGTGATGCGACATCAGAAGGTCTTAAAGGTCAAACTCAGACTGGTAAACCAAACTTTACAGGTGATGTCGATCTGACAGTTCCGCCAACCTTTGAAGATGGAACAACTGAAAAAGTCGTTCCAGGTGAAGGAACTTATGTAATCTCACCAGATGGCACCGTCACCTTTACCCCTGAGGCAGACTTTGTAGGACAAGCCAAAGGTGTGAAAGTGATCCGTAAAGACCGTAATGGAAATATCATTTCAGGATTCTATATTCCAACAGTAGTAGAACTTCCTGTGATTGAAAATCCAGAACAACAAGGTATTACAGAAGAAAGAACTACTAAAACTCTTCCAAATACGGGTTCTGAGGAGACATCTCACTTGACAGCTGGTCTATTGGCTGCTTTATCAGGTATGGGATTAATTTCTCTAGCTCAAAGAAAAAAATCTGAGGAAGAATAA